The following are encoded together in the Triticum dicoccoides isolate Atlit2015 ecotype Zavitan chromosome 6B, WEW_v2.0, whole genome shotgun sequence genome:
- the LOC119324185 gene encoding alpha-amylase/subtilisin inhibitor-like — protein MDRFGHVPILPLLGLAMASQLATLCNAAQAQAQPVYDMDGHELMIDSLYHIMLPASGNMSGRCLSAGTWWAYDSPLHAAAGQCGQSGYLGEPVMVQAADVGAGYTPRLSNDVIFAFNNTVNQCMMYLQWRIEDEFVTHQQHMTVGHFIGAPVTAMPECTHGTICREQSYRFRVERHGTGYKLVSCHRLPCRDLVLYGYHGEQWLTVQKENDGREPFTVVFKKCPLPCVDPRMPPVFRPN, from the coding sequence ATGGACCGCTTTGGTCACGTCCCCATCCTCCCGCTCTTGGGCTTGGCCATGGCCTCCCAGCTGGCCACACTGTGCAACGCCGCTCAGGCACAAGCGCAGCCGGTCTACGACATGGACGGCCACGAGCTAATGATCGATAGCCTCTACCACATCATGCTGCCGGCGAGCGGCAACATGAGTGGCCGTTGTCTCAGCGCTGGCACTTGGTGGGCTTATGACAGCCCTCTCCATGCAGCCGCTGGGCAGTGCGGGCAGTCCGGATACCTGGGAGAGCCCGTGATGGTCCAGGCGGCGGATGTGGGTGCTGGCTACACCCCTCGCCTCTCAAATGACGTCATATTCGCCTTCAACAACACGGTTAACCAATGCATGATGTATCTCCAGTGGCGCATCGAGGATGAGTTCGTAACGCACCAGCAGCACATGACCGTCGGCCACTTTATAGGGGCGCCGGTGACTGCGATGCCAGAGTGCACGCACGGAACCATATGCAGAGAACAGTCGTACCGGTTTCGTGTCGAGAGGCATGGCACAGGGTACAAGCTGGTATCATGCCACAGGCTGCCATGCCGTGATCTGGTATTGTACGGGTACCATGGTGAGCAGTGGCTCACCGTACAGAAAGAAAATGATGGGCGCGAGCCTTTCACGGTCGTGTTCAAGAAGTGCCCTTTGCCGTGCGTGGACCCCCGAATGCCTCCTGTGTTCAGGCCTAACTAA